A genomic window from Streptosporangiales bacterium includes:
- a CDS encoding NADH-quinone oxidoreductase subunit J: MLFGLGALPVSHTGEAATFWVCALLAVPAAITMVAARKAVHSALCLALVMISLAVLYVVLDAPFLAFVQIIVYTGAVLMLFLFVLMLVGVDSSDSLTETIRGQRVATLVLGAGFLLLVLSGVGAGLAGSSAGSLAEPNADGNVLGIAQDLFSTYVLAFEVTSALLITAALGAMVLAHRESRERLSQKMLQRRRVAAGRATPATPPGVYATHNAVDTPGLLPDGTPSEESVHPVFRSVRRGDRQVVAGELEQNGAGAGTTVLPADATETTAAEEAGAEITAETAQGAGNPAVEPAEPTPPEEEESEQQP, from the coding sequence ATGTTGTTCGGGCTCGGTGCGTTGCCGGTCTCGCACACCGGTGAGGCGGCGACGTTCTGGGTGTGCGCGCTCCTTGCGGTGCCGGCTGCGATCACCATGGTGGCGGCCCGCAAGGCCGTGCACAGCGCGCTCTGCCTCGCGCTGGTGATGATCTCGCTCGCGGTGCTCTACGTGGTGCTCGACGCCCCGTTCCTCGCTTTCGTGCAGATCATCGTCTACACCGGCGCGGTGCTGATGCTGTTCCTGTTCGTACTGATGTTGGTGGGCGTGGACTCCTCCGACTCGCTGACGGAGACGATCCGCGGCCAGCGGGTCGCGACGCTCGTGCTCGGCGCGGGTTTCCTGCTGCTCGTCCTCTCCGGTGTCGGCGCAGGGCTCGCCGGCTCGTCCGCCGGCAGCCTCGCGGAGCCGAACGCCGACGGCAACGTGCTCGGCATCGCACAGGACCTGTTCAGCACGTACGTGCTCGCGTTCGAGGTGACCAGCGCGCTGCTGATCACCGCCGCGCTCGGCGCGATGGTGCTCGCGCACCGGGAGAGCCGCGAGCGGCTCAGCCAGAAGATGCTGCAGCGTCGCCGGGTCGCCGCCGGCCGGGCCACCCCGGCGACCCCGCCGGGCGTCTACGCCACGCACAACGCGGTCGACACGCCTGGCCTGCTGCCGGACGGCACTCCTTCGGAGGAGTCGGTGCACCCGGTGTTCCGCTCGGTGCGCAGGGGCGACCGCCAGGTGGTGGCCGGCGAGCTCGAGCAGAACGGCGCCGGCGCCGGCACGACGGTGCTGCCCGCCGATGCGACGGAGACCACGGCCGCCGAGGAGGCGGGCGCCGAGATCACTGCGGAGACCGCACAGGGCGCCGGTAACCCTGCCGTCGAACCGGCCGAACCTACGCCGCCCGAGGAAGAGGAAAGCGAGCAGCAGCCGTGA
- the nuoK gene encoding NADH-quinone oxidoreductase subunit NuoK, with product MTPLAYLLLSATLFTIGAGGVLLRRNSIIVFMSIELMLNAANLALVAFARMHGNLDGQIMAFFVMVVAAAEVVVGLAIIVTIFRSRRSASVDDASLLKF from the coding sequence GTGACGCCACTTGCGTATCTCTTGCTCTCCGCGACGTTGTTCACCATCGGTGCCGGCGGCGTGCTGTTGCGGCGCAACTCCATCATCGTGTTCATGAGCATCGAGCTGATGCTCAACGCGGCGAACCTCGCGCTGGTCGCGTTCGCAAGGATGCACGGCAACCTCGACGGCCAGATCATGGCGTTCTTCGTGATGGTCGTGGCCGCCGCCGAAGTGGTGGTCGGGTTGGCCATCATCGTGACCATCTTCCGATCCCGCCGGTCGGCGTCCGTCGACGACGCCAGCCTGCTGAAGTTCTGA